The Cyprinus carpio isolate SPL01 chromosome B22, ASM1834038v1, whole genome shotgun sequence genome contains the following window.
CGAGAGAGAAAAACAACTTATTTCGAAAATAATGGCAGGAAAGATCCTCAAGAAGTATCGCCTACTGAAAATTGCTAGAACAGAATTTGGCTTCTCAGCCAAGAGAATGAGAAATAATGAAAAGTGGTCAGCAGCACTgacacagaaaaaacacagaaaaaaatgaaaaaacagaagAGATTCCTTAATGAACCCATGGAAATACTTCATGAGAAATTTAAGAAGGAGTATCCTGACATACATATTTCTTACAGTGAGTTCTGCAAGAAACGTCCTTTTTGGATTATAAAGCCCACAATTAAGGACAGAGAAACATGCATATGCAAGACGCATGCCAATATGCAGTTAATGGGAGACAAACTGCTGCAGCACAAAGTGATCAACAGCAGTAAAATTGAAGATTTGGTTGTCTCTCTGTGCTGTTCACCATACACCAAGGAGTGTATGTACAGAGAATGTCCCAACTGTGTGGAGAAAGAATTGCAGATCTCGGCCTTTGACCCTGGGGCACAGACATTTTGGCACACATAGAAGGCAAAagctgaggagagagagaagaaaaagaaagatggaaCTAAAGAGAAAATCACAGTTCATCTCACTGTTAAGGAGAAACTAGAGGGCACACTGCATACTTTACTAGAAGACTTTTCAACAGATCTAAAACAAAAACTTGGAAAGCATGTGTATACAACAGGCATCAGTATGCAGCTCTCCATGGCCTAAAGGAAAACTTGAGAGAGGACGAGGTCATTCTGCATATTTGCAGAGAACTTACAGTGCAAGTACAACAGTGAAGTCCAGGCGGTACATTTTGGAGATTCGCATCACCAGGTCTCACTCCATACTGGTGTGGCCTACACCTGGAAGGATATAAAGTCATTATGCTCAATCAGCTCTTCTTTTCGCTACGATCCCTCAGCAGTATGGGCACATCTAACCCAAGTGCTAACTTACTTGAGAGAACAACATCCCACTGCCACCACATTTCATGTGGTCAGTGACGGACCAACGACACAATatcgctcaaaaaaaaaactttttcctccTCACCAATGTTCCTTACCAAATGGGTTGGAAAAGGGTGACCTGGACTTTCTTAGAGGCTGGCCACGGCAAAGGCCCAGCTGATGGGATTGGAGCGGCGGTGAAGAGAAGAGCGGATGATCTTATTGCAAGAGGGAAGGACATTCCAGATGCACGAGTACTGCTTGAGGAGCTTAAGCAGCAAAAGTCTGCCACAGAGGTGTTCTATATTGAGCCAGATGCCATTGAGGCAATGGATGTTCACGTTCCATCTGAATTACAGACAATTCGTGGCAAGATGAAAATTCATCAGGTATGGTCTTGCTGTTGTTTCTTAACACAAGTTATGACTAATTGAATGCTCTGACAGACTCTTATTAATCTCCTTGCAGATCAACTCTCATTCTCCAAGTCAGATGTCATGGAGGATTCCAAGTTGTTTTTGCTCTGCACCCAACGATTGCAACTGTTTCACACCAGAAACGGTCAGGTTTCAGCCATGGGATGAAGCTACCCCCACAACCAGTACACTTCCTGTCACATCTCAAGATCAAGGTCTTCAACCAATTTTGGACTTGCATGAGGGTCTTATTGGTCAGTGGTGTGCAGTGGTGTATGATGGAGATGTGTACCCAGGTATTATTCAGGATGTTGAGTTATACAGTGGTGCTCAAGTGAAAACAATGACCGGTATTGGGATCAATCGCTTTTATTGGCCACTGAGAGACGATGTCATCTGGTACCAACCCATGGATATAATAGGCCTCATCCCTGAGCCCGTACCACTGACAAAACGGCACAAGGAGATTAAGACGGAAGTTTGGAAAGAAATCTGCAAGATTTGGCCTTGaatcacattctctctctctctctctctcgctctctctctctctcacacacacacacacacactccctctctcataaactgtctctctcacacacactcactttcatGCACtttatctctcacacacataccgTCTGGTCACCATAATTGCCCTCTGGACAAACCTCAATGcttactctctctcactctctctctctctcatacacacacaggcCTCGTGATCTAGGTGCTTTACAGTTCATGTTATATGATAATTGATATGGTATAGTTTAAGGtgtcttttaaatgttctctttaGAACAGTGTTCATCCAAGAGACCGATTAGAATTTTACAATACCAAACTAACTCACATACAGCGTGTGCATGCTCAAGATGCTTTATAGTTCATGTTACAATGCATTGACATTACTAAAGTTTAGGTGTTTAAGTA
Protein-coding sequences here:
- the LOC122141434 gene encoding uncharacterized protein LOC122141434; this translates as MWSVTDQRHNIAQKKNFFLLTNVPYQMGWKRVTWTFLEAGHGKGPADGIGAAVKRRADDLIARGKDIPDARVLLEELKQQKSATEVFYIEPDAIEAMDVHVPSELQTIRGKMKIHQINSHSPSQMSWRIPSCFCSAPNDCNCFTPETVRFQPWDEATPTTSTLPVTSQDQGLQPILDLHEGLIGQWCAVVYDGDVYPGIIQDVELYSGAQVKTMTGIGINRFYWPLRDDVIWYQPMDIIGLIPEPVPLTKRHKEIKTEVWKEICKIWP